The Daucus carota subsp. sativus chromosome 9, DH1 v3.0, whole genome shotgun sequence genome window below encodes:
- the LOC108200199 gene encoding chromatin remodeling protein SHL-like, whose protein sequence is MARPRGSKKTLDSYFVKALNKLVRPGDCVLMRPIEPSKPPYVARIEKIESDSRGANVRVHVRWYYRPEESLGGRRQFHGSKEVFLSDHCDYQSADTIEGTCNVHSFKSYTKLDAVGNEDFFCRFDYDSTTGAFNPDRVAVYCKCEMPYNPDDLMVQCEDCSDWFHPKCIDMTIEDAQKIEHFFCQNCLSEAQKKIQNSRATSRPSDTKVETKRRRR, encoded by the exons ATGGCGAGACCCCGTGGCTCGAAGAAAACCCTCGACTCCTACTTCGTCAAGGCGCTCAACAAGCTCGTACGCC CTGGAGACTGCGTGTTGATGAGGCCTATCGAGCCTTCGAAACCGCCATACGTGGCGAGAATCGAGAAGATCGAATCGGATAGCAGGGGTGCAAATGTTAGGGTTCATGTCCGGTGGTATTACCGCCCGGAAGAATCGCTAGGTGGAAGGCGACAATTTCACGGCTCCAAAGAAGTGTTTTTGTCCGATCATTGTGATTATCAGAGTGCCGATACTATTGAGGGGACTTGCAATGTTCATAGTTTCAAGAGTTATACGAAACTTGATGCGGTTGGGAATGAGGACTTCTTTTGTCGGTTTGATTATGATTCGACTACGGGAGCGTTTAATCCCGATAGAGTTGCTGT GTACTGTAAATGCGAAATGCCTTATAATCCTGATGATTTGATGGTTCAATGTGAGGATTGCAGCGATTG GTTTCATCCTAAATGTATTGACATGACTATTGAGGACGCCCAAAAGATTGAACACTTCTTTTGTCAAAATTGTTTATCTGAAGCGCAGAAGAAGATACAAAATTCACGTGCTACTTCCAGGCCCTCCGACACAAAG GTGGAAACCAAACGTCGTAGGCGATGA
- the LOC108203009 gene encoding BEL1-like homeodomain protein 7, producing MATYFPNSSNERDSVPINYLREPLLNSYSETPVIPGNMMMYMNYPSSSGSYSDTLAGNSQHQNTSIDLPSVGALHSNLSHQEFMSNLGVSRAGELDLSVWRDGRNEMPLMQTTGGTNNMNSRQNLQGQGLSLSLNPQLSSELQISSLHGRNPDLGGSSFLSPHTALSGDDIDRHGTFRDDETYQNRQPRNTEYILPDVLGSSSALLKADVSSFAMQNILRNVPNSKYLKAAQQLLDEVVNVHKALKQHERKKDRVGDCVEADRASIDGTSASPAAGQDSTSNGPNELSASEKHELQNKMAKLLSMLDEVNKRYKQYFHQMQIVVSSFDVISGSGAAKPYTSLALQTISRQFRCLRDAINGQIRVTQVSLREQDGSAVGISRLRYVDQQLRQQRALQQLGVMQQHTWRPQRGLPESSVSILRAWLFEHFLHPYPKDSEKIVLARQTGLTRSQVSNWFINARVRLWKPMVEEMYKEEAGDAEMECYSSSDIAPNTTKDDTKTYEARGADLQNTATSSSNEKSMIRQFSESRPGHVPDVDMVRSGTQSSFQMLNHGETDMNPPRVSVDECNVYANTMAQPGSENKYLDAYHVPEFGGFGNGNGVSLTLGLQQREDGSMPVSVGADTNFVMMRREEDYVGFDSTDSENRQHRVGSSHLWQDFVA from the exons ATGGCTACTTACTTTCCAAATTCAAGCAATGAAAGAGATTCCGTGCCTATCAACTATCTGAGGGAGCCTTTGTTAAATTCTTATTCAGAAACACCTGTTATTCCAGGGAATATGATGATGTACATGAACTATCCATCTTCTTCTGGATCATATTCGGATACCCTGGCTGGAAATTCCCAACATCAGAACACCAGCATTGATCTTCCTTCCGTAGGAGCTCTGCATTCCAACCTCTCGCATCAAGAATTTATGTCGAACCTAGGAGTATCTAGAGCTGGTGAACTTGATCTGAGTGTGTGGAGAGATGGTAGAAATGAGATGCCTTTGATGCAGACAACAGGTGGAACCAACAACATGAATAGTAGACAAAACTTGCAGGGTCAGGGCTTATCTCTCAGCCTCAATCCACAATTATCATCCGAATTACAGATTTCTTCTCTCCATGGCAGGAATCCTGACCTAGGCGGATCTTCGTTTTTGAGTCCACACACAGCGCTTTCAGGGGATGACATTGATAGACATGGAACCTTTAGAGATGACGAGACCTACCAAAATCGGCAACCGAGAAACACTGAGTACATACTTCCTGATGTTTTGGGAAGCAGTTCAGCGTTACTAAAAGCAGATGTCTCCTCTTTTGCGATGCAAAATATTCTTAGAAATGTTCCCAACTCCAAGTACCTAAAGGCAGCTCAGCAGCTGCTTGATGAAGTTGTCAATGTTCATAAAGCTCTGAAGCAGCATGAGCGCAAGAAAGACCGTGTAGGAGATTGTGTTGAAGCAGACAGAGCATCTATCGATGGAACCTCAGCATCTCCTGCAGCTGGACAAGATTCAACCAGCAATGGCCCAAATGAGCTTTCAGCATCTGAAAAACACGAATTGCAGAACAAGATGGCAAAGCTTTTGTCTATGCTGGATGAG GTCAATAAACGGTACAAACAGTACTTTCATCAGATGCAGATTGTAGTATCTTCATTTGATGTAATTTCAGGATCTGGGGCGGCTAAACCCTACACTTCACTTGCTCTCCAGACAATTTCCCGCCAATTCCGTTGTTTGCGTGATGCCATAAATGGACAAATTAGAGTTACTCAAGTAAGCCTCAGGGAGCAAGATGGCTCAGCAGTTGGAATATCTCGACTCCGGTATGTTGACCAGCAGCTTCGACAACAAAGAGCTCTTCAACAGCTTGGTGTGATGCAACAACACACGTGGAGGCCGCAGAGGGGACTACCTGAAAGCTCTGTTTCAATCTTGCGTGCTTGGCTGTTTGAACATTTTCTTCATCC tTACCCTAAAGATTCTGAAAAGATCGTACTAGCACGGCAGACTGGCTTGACGAGAAGTCAG GTATCAAATTGGTTTATAAATGCACGAGTACGTTTGTGGAAACCTATGGTCGAAGAGATGTACAAAGAAGAGGCTGGTGATGCTGAAATGGAATGTTATTCCTCCTCAGATATTGCCCCAAACACTACAAAAGACGATACAAAGACATATGAGGCTAGAGGGGCAGACCTGCAAAACACTGCAACTTCCTCGTCGAATGAAAAATCTATGATTAGACAATTCTCTGAGTCCAGGCCTGGTCATGTTCCCGATGTTGATATGGTGAGATCAGGTACCCAGTCCAGTTTCCAGATGTTGAATCACGGAGAAACAGATATGAACCCCCCAAGAGTGAGTGTTGATGAATGTAATGTTTATGCAAATACAATGGCTCAGCCCGGCAGTGAAAACAAGTACTTGGATGCTTACCATGTTCCAGAATTTGGGGGGTTTGGGAATGGGAATGGTGTCTCACTCACACTGGGATTACAGCAACGTGAAGATGGCAGCATGCCAGTGTCTGTTGGGGCTGATACCAATTTTGTTATGATGAGACGGGAGGAAGATTATGTCGGTTTTGACTCTACAGATTCTGAAAACCGCCAGCACAGAGTTGGTTCCTCTCATCTGTGGCAAGATTTTGTAGCATGA